One region of Quercus lobata isolate SW786 chromosome 2, ValleyOak3.0 Primary Assembly, whole genome shotgun sequence genomic DNA includes:
- the LOC115976253 gene encoding uncharacterized protein LOC115976253, whose product MENITASELAGFGVGTLLLCASIAAPRIDAFISASQRSTLGMCKRCGNLRMIACSKCKGTGILKGGPFGFNLGDDLYQSVGGGGSKVPSIACTKCQARGHFCCPDCSDTSSV is encoded by the exons ATGGAGAATATAACAGCTAGTGAATTGGCTGGATTTGGAGTTGGAACTCTTCTGTTATGTGCCTCTATTGCTGCCCCAAGAATTGATGCTTTCATCTCTGCCTCCCAGCGCAG CACTTTGGGTATGTGCAAGAGATGTGGCAATCTAAGGATGATAGCATGCTCAAAATGTAAAGGAACTGGTATACTTAAAGGCGGACCATTTGGTTTTAACCTTGGTGATGACTTGTATCAATCAGTAGGAGGTGGTGGATCAAAGGTGCCATCCATTGCCTGCACAAAATGTCAAGCTAGGGGCCATTTCTGCTGCCCTGATTGCTCTGACACTTCATCGGTTTGA